In one Catenovulum adriaticum genomic region, the following are encoded:
- a CDS encoding response regulator transcription factor — protein sequence MKRHLFITEKNLVSPRWKQACPIAQIVAEKNDIATFQETEICWILAGIPNWLTIIRKYETQGTPVVVMTKRLTVEELCQALEAGARGYLEALSSSHIIEQASATIQSGALWIPSGLLANLVGRLAKSAPTPAANQEKLLQKLTKRELEVATQVITGQSNKQVALTLNITERTVKEHLTSIFYKLKVKDRMHLMLLLKA from the coding sequence ATGAAACGACATTTATTTATTACTGAAAAAAACTTAGTGTCACCTCGCTGGAAACAAGCTTGTCCGATCGCTCAAATCGTTGCTGAAAAAAACGATATCGCAACTTTTCAAGAGACTGAAATTTGTTGGATTTTAGCTGGTATTCCAAATTGGCTAACCATTATCAGAAAGTATGAAACGCAGGGCACTCCCGTGGTCGTGATGACTAAAAGATTAACTGTTGAAGAGCTCTGCCAAGCCTTAGAGGCTGGTGCGAGAGGTTATCTCGAGGCATTATCCAGTAGCCATATTATTGAACAGGCTAGTGCCACAATTCAAAGCGGTGCATTATGGATACCCAGTGGTTTGCTAGCAAATTTAGTGGGCAGGTTAGCTAAAAGTGCGCCAACCCCAGCTGCTAATCAAGAAAAGTTATTACAAAAATTAACAAAACGTGAACTAGAGGTCGCCACTCAAGTGATTACCGGTCAAAGTAATAAACAAGTGGCGCTCACTTTAAATATTACAGAACGAACCGTTAAAGAGCACTTAACGTCCATTTTCTATAAATTAAAAGTTAAAGACAGGATGCATTTAATGCTATTACTAAAAGCCTAA
- a CDS encoding HlyD family type I secretion periplasmic adaptor subunit, with protein MSQDKKNKDSLEQKGFNSISKLTQHKADKSSWLSKLFDKWIKPADSKDWVIDAKWQQIQQEPANARKLLYIIVLSLICLIVWAGFAQLDEITKGEGKVIPSHKLQVVQSYDGGMIEDILVTEGQTVDKGDLLIEIDPTRFISSLRENQTQFFSLSAEVVRLKALTSKTTPIFPKTLIKNAPQAVAHERLIYNSNLEGLDKQIEIQQKQVEQKQQDLNESLAAKEQYSSSLKLVKRELSVTKPLLKSGAVSDMDIIRLERQVIELEGEIKRAQAAINKSRSAISQASNKIREIELSAINKWNNQLSETIIRLDALRESKSGLADKVTQTAIRSPVRGTIQRMLVNTIGGIIQPGSNLIEIIPLDDQLVVEAKISPKDIAFLKAGQSATIKFSAYDFTIYGGLEAELVHISPDTITDEKDNTFYLVRLTTKATKLAEQFSIIPGMTTQVDIITGKKTILEYLMKPILRATSQAMTER; from the coding sequence ATGAGCCAAGATAAAAAAAATAAAGATAGCTTAGAACAAAAAGGATTTAACAGCATATCCAAGCTAACGCAACATAAAGCAGATAAGTCTTCGTGGCTATCTAAACTTTTCGATAAATGGATAAAACCAGCTGACAGCAAAGACTGGGTTATCGATGCAAAATGGCAACAAATTCAACAAGAACCCGCCAATGCTAGAAAGTTGCTCTATATCATTGTGCTTAGTTTAATTTGCCTGATTGTTTGGGCTGGGTTTGCCCAATTAGACGAAATAACCAAAGGGGAAGGTAAAGTAATACCATCACATAAACTGCAAGTTGTTCAATCTTACGATGGTGGCATGATAGAAGATATTTTAGTAACAGAGGGTCAAACAGTTGATAAAGGAGATTTATTAATTGAAATAGATCCAACTCGCTTTATCTCCAGTTTACGAGAAAACCAAACTCAGTTTTTTTCTTTAAGTGCAGAGGTTGTGCGCTTGAAAGCCTTAACCTCAAAAACAACGCCTATTTTTCCAAAAACTTTAATTAAAAACGCACCTCAAGCTGTCGCGCATGAACGACTTATTTACAACTCAAATTTAGAAGGATTAGATAAACAAATTGAAATTCAACAAAAACAAGTAGAACAAAAACAGCAAGATTTAAATGAGTCACTGGCTGCTAAAGAGCAATACAGCAGCAGTTTAAAATTAGTAAAACGAGAGCTTTCAGTTACTAAGCCTTTATTAAAGTCAGGCGCTGTATCAGATATGGATATCATCAGATTAGAGCGCCAAGTTATCGAATTAGAGGGGGAAATAAAACGAGCGCAAGCAGCCATTAATAAAAGCCGCTCGGCTATTAGCCAAGCCAGCAACAAAATAAGAGAAATAGAACTGAGTGCCATCAATAAATGGAATAATCAATTATCTGAAACCATTATCCGGTTAGATGCACTTAGAGAAAGTAAATCAGGACTGGCAGATAAAGTCACACAAACCGCAATTCGCTCTCCGGTAAGAGGCACAATTCAACGAATGCTTGTTAATACGATTGGAGGCATCATTCAACCGGGCAGTAATTTAATTGAAATCATTCCTCTGGACGACCAATTAGTGGTTGAAGCTAAAATATCCCCTAAAGATATTGCCTTTTTAAAAGCTGGACAATCAGCAACGATAAAATTTAGTGCATATGACTTTACCATTTATGGAGGCTTAGAAGCTGAATTGGTGCACATTAGCCCAGATACTATTACTGACGAAAAAGATAATACTTTTTATCTTGTCAGGCTCACAACTAAAGCAACCAAACTTGCTGAGCAGTTCTCAATCATCCCAGGAATGACTACTCAGGTCGATATTATCACTGGCAAAAAAACTATTTTAGAATATTTAATGAAACCTATTTTACGCGCGACTTCACAGGCAATGACAGAACGATGA
- a CDS encoding MlaA family lipoprotein translates to MPDQAQSEPQQQQNTQHNKPSEPIKVTTSKGTAELEPLIVSYEEKQDFEDPLEWFNRPVFEFNDIAYRYVLVPVSKGYLDYTPDIFRDGVSNFFNNIDEPLNAINYAIQLEGGLSGKSLARFFINSTIGILGLFDPATSWFDIEYKDTNLNNTLANYQVGHGAFLVLPLLGQTDVRNGFSTLTEGFASPINLATSNPDSLYIQAYAKFHEIAPTAVNYPELRNQSDDHYTFFRNLYLQSVLRDQAFKFPDKEKSENEKSVKPNNKNKKGMNNE, encoded by the coding sequence ATGCCAGATCAAGCTCAGTCTGAACCACAGCAGCAACAAAATACTCAGCACAATAAGCCTTCTGAACCTATTAAGGTAACCACCAGTAAAGGCACTGCCGAATTAGAGCCATTAATTGTGAGCTACGAAGAAAAGCAAGACTTTGAAGATCCGTTAGAATGGTTTAATCGGCCTGTCTTTGAATTTAATGATATAGCTTATCGGTATGTATTAGTTCCTGTTAGTAAAGGTTACTTAGATTACACCCCTGATATATTTAGAGACGGTGTGAGCAACTTTTTTAACAATATAGACGAACCCTTAAATGCGATTAATTATGCTATTCAGTTAGAAGGTGGGTTAAGTGGAAAAAGCCTAGCGCGCTTTTTTATTAATAGTACAATCGGTATTTTAGGTTTATTTGATCCGGCAACGAGTTGGTTTGATATTGAATACAAAGATACCAACCTAAATAATACATTAGCGAATTATCAAGTGGGTCATGGCGCATTTTTGGTATTGCCTTTATTAGGGCAGACCGATGTGCGTAATGGTTTTTCAACGTTAACCGAAGGGTTTGCCAGTCCAATTAATTTAGCAACTAGCAATCCGGATAGTTTATACATTCAAGCTTATGCCAAGTTTCACGAAATAGCGCCAACCGCAGTTAATTACCCAGAATTAAGAAATCAAAGTGATGATCATTATACGTTTTTTAGAAACCTGTACTTGCAAAGTGTATTAAGAGATCAAGCTTTTAAATTTCCTGATAAAGAAAAATCTGAAAACGAAAAATCAGTTAAACCAAATAATAAAAATAAAAAAGGTATGAACAATGAATAA
- a CDS encoding efflux RND transporter permease subunit, protein MNKFAGFITGFSKWILAAFILLAAVLAWFSQNFKIDASAETLLLKNNRLYIETQLMNKRFSPQEFILVAYEAKDSAIFSEQTFQNIDQMMGKFKDLKRVDSVTSILNVPLLSLMPKLDPDLNPDDLTWQTQQYSAEKMKSVFTDHPLYTDLLVNQKQSATAIQVVFKSNPELEKIQNKIADLKKKVLNDEFTEADQKKVDQLNKQAEPLVAELNKQRQDEISKIYQITDTYKDQANIYLGGPHVLGFQLIQIIQSDLVLFGSAIGLVICLLLWILFRQWQWIFIPIFCCAVSVIMTVGLFGMLDMKTTVISSNFIALQLILTLAIVIHLMVEYRQISAQHNDLNHAELAQKTFLAKFKPCFYAGLTTSVGFGSLIFSGIQPVVAFGWMMIVAMLVSITVSLLLFPSLLTLLSPAHKPLENRFSKAIIRFFSYIAEQYKTSTFIVAALIIVFGAIGAARLDVENSFINYFKSSTKTHQELSFIDQEFGGSTPFDLVYQLPESEQQNDLAITAQGLQSMQKIQHVLDQYEAMGSTTSIVNFAKLAKQINDGLPLTEYELSVIYNLLDKSLKKELLGAYFDPDTQQLRISSRVQDTTPGLNRAELLEQIKQDLAAVDIKQDNYTLTNLFVLYQDILQRLFKSQILTLGIVYVALFFVLLLIFKSFKVALIALIPNVISTLVVLGTMGWLKIPLDLMTITISAIAMGIAVDDTIHYVHRYLSESESHDANQAMHNSFQSVGFALLFTSLIITLGFSLLSFSDFVPSILFGLLTGLAMMMALITDLTLLPAMLSRFVKSK, encoded by the coding sequence ATGAATAAATTTGCAGGTTTTATTACTGGTTTTTCAAAGTGGATATTAGCTGCTTTTATTTTGTTAGCCGCGGTACTAGCTTGGTTTAGTCAAAACTTTAAAATTGATGCTTCTGCCGAAACTTTACTGCTTAAAAATAATCGTTTGTATATTGAAACTCAATTAATGAACAAACGATTTTCACCTCAAGAGTTTATTTTGGTTGCCTATGAAGCAAAAGATTCGGCTATATTTTCAGAGCAAACCTTTCAAAATATAGATCAAATGATGGGTAAGTTTAAAGATTTAAAACGAGTAGATTCAGTCACCTCTATTTTGAATGTACCTTTATTATCTTTAATGCCTAAACTCGATCCGGATCTAAATCCTGATGATTTAACTTGGCAGACTCAGCAATACTCAGCTGAAAAAATGAAGTCAGTGTTCACTGACCACCCTTTATATACAGATTTATTAGTTAATCAAAAGCAAAGTGCGACCGCGATTCAGGTGGTATTTAAATCTAACCCTGAACTTGAAAAAATTCAAAATAAAATAGCCGATCTTAAAAAGAAAGTATTAAATGACGAGTTTACCGAGGCCGATCAAAAAAAGGTTGATCAATTAAATAAACAAGCTGAACCTTTAGTTGCTGAACTAAACAAGCAGCGCCAAGATGAAATTTCAAAAATATATCAAATAACCGATACCTATAAAGATCAGGCTAATATTTATTTAGGAGGGCCACATGTTTTAGGGTTTCAGTTAATTCAAATAATTCAAAGCGACTTGGTTTTATTTGGTAGTGCGATTGGTTTAGTTATTTGTTTGTTGTTATGGATATTATTTCGCCAGTGGCAGTGGATTTTTATTCCAATTTTTTGTTGTGCGGTTAGTGTGATTATGACGGTTGGCTTGTTTGGCATGCTGGACATGAAGACCACAGTAATTTCATCTAATTTTATTGCCTTGCAACTGATATTAACCTTAGCCATTGTGATTCATTTAATGGTGGAGTACCGGCAAATTTCTGCTCAACATAACGATTTAAATCATGCTGAGCTTGCTCAAAAAACTTTTTTAGCTAAATTTAAACCTTGTTTTTATGCGGGGTTAACCACGTCAGTTGGCTTTGGTTCGTTAATTTTTAGTGGAATTCAGCCAGTTGTTGCGTTCGGCTGGATGATGATAGTAGCCATGTTAGTCTCTATTACCGTAAGTTTGTTATTATTTCCCAGCTTATTAACCTTATTGAGCCCCGCGCACAAACCGCTGGAAAATCGATTCTCAAAAGCCATTATTCGATTTTTTTCTTATATTGCTGAGCAGTATAAAACCTCAACTTTTATAGTCGCGGCACTGATTATTGTGTTCGGTGCAATAGGAGCTGCGCGATTAGATGTCGAAAATAGTTTTATTAATTACTTTAAATCTTCAACTAAAACCCATCAAGAGTTAAGCTTTATTGATCAAGAGTTTGGTGGCTCTACGCCTTTTGATTTAGTGTATCAATTGCCTGAAAGTGAACAACAAAATGATTTAGCAATCACTGCCCAAGGTTTGCAAAGCATGCAAAAAATTCAGCATGTTTTAGATCAGTATGAGGCAATGGGTAGTACTACCTCAATTGTAAATTTTGCTAAATTGGCAAAACAAATTAATGATGGCTTACCATTAACTGAATACGAACTATCGGTTATCTATAATTTGTTAGATAAATCACTGAAAAAAGAATTGCTAGGTGCTTATTTTGACCCAGATACTCAACAATTAAGAATTAGCAGCCGAGTGCAAGACACAACCCCAGGTTTGAACCGTGCAGAGTTGTTAGAACAAATAAAACAAGATTTGGCTGCGGTGGATATTAAGCAAGATAATTATACCTTAACGAATTTATTTGTATTGTATCAGGATATATTGCAGCGCTTGTTTAAATCTCAAATATTAACTTTGGGCATAGTATACGTTGCACTATTTTTTGTACTTTTATTAATTTTTAAATCTTTTAAAGTGGCTTTGATTGCATTAATTCCTAATGTGATATCTACTTTAGTGGTGCTTGGCACTATGGGCTGGCTAAAAATCCCGTTAGATTTAATGACCATTACTATCTCGGCGATCGCAATGGGGATAGCAGTAGATGATACAATTCATTATGTGCATCGTTATTTATCTGAGTCTGAATCACACGATGCGAACCAAGCCATGCATAATAGCTTTCAAAGTGTTGGCTTTGCTTTGCTATTTACGTCACTCATTATCACCTTAGGTTTTTCACTGCTGAGCTTTTCTGACTTTGTACCTAGTATCTTATTTGGTTTATTAACTGGCTTGGCAATGATGATGGCTCTGATTACTGATTTAACTTTATTGCCTGCAATGTTATCTCGATTTGTAAAAAGTAAATAA
- a CDS encoding type I secretion system permease/ATPase, producing the protein MSNSIQDDSGGILYNCLQAIAHYHNINIAGQSILSGLPLENGELKPSNFSRAAKRVGFTSKIASRALMQINKQLLPVILLLKDNQACILIKIESNQEIAHVIYPELDHSVVEVAMNELEQTYTQQLIYIRPEFHFDNRTSDINTDKPVSWFWSIVKECRPLYRDVIICAAVISIFSIAMPLFVMNVYDRVVPNSATETLWVLAIGVIIALSADLVLRLVRNYFVELAASRIDIKASSRIMENVLGMQLLNRPVSAGSFATNVQAFESVRNFCGSMIVVALVDLPFVLIFITIIALISPQLIIPIIFGAIFIFLYALSAQHKMHELTELSMKASAMRNATLVESIHNIDEIKSFNVESKTQQTWESTTIELASITAKIRSISVSINNLATWLQQTVGIAIIITGVYLIIEGELSQGGLIAAYLLSSRAMGPLSQTAALISQYHNAATSMNSLDEIMDKPIEKPHDKSYLSHPVIHGDIEFKNVYFKYPDQQKHALANVSFKIKAGEHIAILGKNGSGKSTIEKLLMGLYQAESGSILIDGIEISQLDPFELRHNIGYVPQDICLFYGSLKDNINIAFGQPSDDDFLRACKMSHLDTLIHFHPDGANLPVGEQGKLLSGGQRQSIAIARAIINNPNLYLLDEPTGALDHQSEHKIIHNFKQLSAEKTLILITHKSSLLELADRVIVLDQGKLVADGAKEKVILSLRNGEVSKAS; encoded by the coding sequence ATGAGTAACTCTATTCAAGACGACTCAGGCGGCATTTTATACAACTGCTTACAAGCGATTGCCCACTATCATAATATTAATATTGCTGGTCAATCTATTTTATCGGGCTTGCCATTAGAAAACGGTGAGCTTAAACCTTCTAATTTCAGCCGAGCTGCAAAACGTGTTGGGTTTACTAGCAAAATAGCGAGCCGAGCTTTAATGCAAATAAATAAACAGCTACTACCCGTTATTTTACTCCTAAAAGATAACCAAGCTTGCATATTAATCAAAATAGAATCTAACCAAGAAATTGCACATGTTATTTACCCCGAGCTAGATCACTCAGTCGTTGAAGTTGCAATGAATGAGCTAGAGCAAACTTATACTCAACAGCTCATATATATTCGACCTGAGTTTCATTTTGACAACAGAACGTCCGATATAAATACAGATAAACCCGTCAGTTGGTTTTGGAGTATTGTCAAAGAATGCAGACCACTTTACCGAGATGTAATTATTTGTGCGGCGGTCATTAGCATTTTTTCAATCGCAATGCCGCTATTTGTAATGAATGTTTACGACCGAGTTGTGCCTAATAGCGCAACCGAAACTTTATGGGTACTCGCGATTGGCGTTATTATTGCGCTAAGCGCAGATTTAGTTTTAAGATTGGTCAGAAATTATTTTGTTGAGCTAGCAGCGAGTCGTATCGATATTAAAGCCTCATCTCGCATTATGGAAAATGTACTCGGGATGCAATTGCTTAATCGCCCCGTTTCAGCAGGCTCATTTGCAACTAACGTTCAAGCTTTTGAATCCGTACGTAACTTTTGCGGTTCTATGATAGTAGTGGCTTTAGTTGATTTACCTTTTGTGCTCATTTTTATCACTATTATTGCGTTAATTAGTCCCCAACTTATTATTCCAATTATATTTGGGGCTATTTTTATTTTTTTATATGCATTATCCGCTCAACATAAAATGCATGAATTAACCGAACTTTCAATGAAAGCCAGCGCGATGCGCAACGCCACATTAGTAGAAAGCATTCATAATATTGATGAAATAAAAAGCTTTAATGTTGAGTCGAAAACTCAACAGACTTGGGAAAGCACCACTATTGAACTAGCCAGTATCACAGCAAAAATTCGCTCAATTTCAGTATCTATTAATAATTTGGCAACTTGGCTGCAGCAAACCGTTGGAATTGCAATTATTATTACAGGTGTATATTTAATTATTGAAGGTGAATTAAGCCAAGGGGGGTTAATAGCTGCTTATTTATTATCATCTCGAGCCATGGGGCCTTTAAGTCAAACTGCTGCATTAATTTCTCAATACCATAACGCAGCAACCTCCATGAACTCACTTGATGAAATCATGGATAAACCAATAGAAAAACCTCATGATAAATCTTATCTGAGTCACCCTGTTATTCACGGTGATATCGAATTTAAAAATGTTTATTTTAAATACCCAGATCAACAAAAACACGCTTTAGCCAATGTCAGCTTTAAGATAAAAGCTGGAGAACATATAGCCATTTTAGGTAAAAATGGCTCGGGTAAAAGTACAATTGAAAAATTATTAATGGGTTTATACCAAGCGGAATCTGGCAGTATTTTAATTGACGGCATCGAAATTTCACAATTAGACCCATTTGAACTTAGACATAACATAGGCTATGTTCCGCAAGATATTTGCCTGTTTTATGGCTCGCTCAAAGACAACATTAATATCGCATTTGGACAACCTTCTGATGATGATTTTTTAAGAGCCTGCAAAATGAGTCATTTAGATACACTTATTCACTTTCACCCGGACGGCGCAAACTTACCCGTGGGGGAACAAGGAAAATTATTATCTGGTGGTCAACGACAATCAATTGCCATTGCTCGTGCCATTATCAACAATCCAAACTTATATTTACTAGATGAACCAACGGGTGCATTAGATCACCAAAGTGAACATAAAATAATTCACAACTTCAAACAACTATCTGCAGAAAAAACGCTCATTTTAATTACGCATAAATCATCTTTATTGGAGTTAGCAGACAGAGTGATCGTCTTAGACCAAGGTAAATTAGTTGCCGACGGGGCAAAAGAAAAAGTGATTTTATCATTACGAAATGGTGAGGTTAGCAAAGCATCATGA
- a CDS encoding transglutaminase-like cysteine peptidase, producing the protein MSTAISNIELNFNQFIQLINTNYGSSRVDVANKWQKIILGSAHLSEQEQVVLINRFFNAQLLYRTDLQLWKTNDYWATPLETLGKGQGDCEDYAIAKYISLRAMGIAEDKLRLVYVKAKLAGQVKTQAHMVLGYYKTPNAMPLILDSLVNPVLPASKRADLKPIFSFNSEGLWSKNSKTSVAKPTARLSHWRDVIERSKLQGVSW; encoded by the coding sequence ATGAGTACAGCCATCAGCAATATTGAGCTTAATTTTAATCAGTTTATCCAACTGATTAATACAAATTACGGATCTAGCCGAGTTGATGTTGCGAATAAATGGCAAAAAATAATTTTGGGTTCAGCCCATTTATCAGAGCAGGAACAGGTTGTTTTAATTAATCGTTTTTTTAATGCTCAATTACTTTATCGTACAGATTTACAGCTTTGGAAAACAAACGATTATTGGGCGACACCTTTAGAAACCTTAGGCAAAGGCCAAGGCGATTGTGAAGATTACGCCATCGCCAAATACATTAGTTTACGGGCTATGGGCATAGCAGAAGATAAATTAAGGCTGGTTTATGTTAAAGCTAAATTAGCTGGTCAGGTAAAAACTCAAGCCCATATGGTATTAGGTTATTATAAAACGCCTAATGCAATGCCACTCATTTTAGATAGCTTAGTTAACCCAGTACTGCCTGCCAGCAAACGAGCTGACTTAAAACCTATATTTAGTTTTAATAGTGAAGGATTATGGTCAAAAAATAGTAAAACGAGTGTCGCCAAACCAACTGCTCGTTTATCTCATTGGCGAGATGTGATTGAGCGTTCTAAACTACAAGGAGTATCTTGGTGA
- a CDS encoding bifunctional diguanylate cyclase/phosphodiesterase — translation MSLIKQLWLAIIIIVLVSFCGSVLISILSAKQYFEQQLYLKNVDNVNALAMTLSQLDKDQTTIELLVAATFDTGHYQRIELVDPDNKSIVNLRYQPPSETPIDSGDENIDTTERAPSWFVNWIDFNIKPGVAQVSDGWSQYGTLYIESHSEYAIYSLWRSCIKLFLSFLLVALAAGFIGSKLLKHILKPLNNVVDHATALGNKQFIMSPVPSTPEFAVVVQAINTLSVRFKKTITQGNKRLEKMRFQMQHDSLTGLASRNYFMGALSALISDQNLYQGQSALFIIKLCNLDNLNRNLDRTDVDELICEISESLILLLEDLNGRYNDSHIARLNGSEFAILFTVAADISLIRKNLIEMHQKIAENYRQEVDVVIVHAGCYIQKQSSISAMLKQLDLMLKKVQDNQAIAGALVEQNEAHILKPEEWKNAINEALSNEAIEILSHPVMKQGDELSHMQSIVGLNINDEVHIGGYYLQWAQELGLLEKIDLLALTRTLNSIQPLVSDNISLLISKASMTDAVTRSRIIGLLNQHPDKVQHICIEVKESCAIESKAVFVEFCRAIKATGAKFGLRQVGANFSKVPKIHELGLDTIKVDCAYVHNIANNQSNQFYIRGLCALAHSIGIEVVADGISSPLDSELIFEMGCDAIVPNFQDNDLEML, via the coding sequence ATGTCTCTCATTAAACAGTTGTGGCTTGCCATCATTATTATTGTATTAGTCAGTTTTTGTGGCAGTGTTTTAATAAGTATTTTATCTGCTAAACAGTATTTTGAGCAGCAATTATATTTAAAGAATGTAGATAACGTTAATGCGTTGGCAATGACGCTTTCACAATTGGATAAAGACCAAACGACTATTGAATTATTGGTCGCAGCGACTTTTGATACAGGTCATTATCAGCGCATCGAACTCGTTGACCCAGACAATAAATCGATTGTTAATTTACGCTACCAACCTCCATCTGAAACACCTATTGATTCAGGCGATGAAAATATCGATACAACGGAACGAGCGCCCAGTTGGTTTGTTAATTGGATTGATTTTAATATCAAGCCGGGTGTCGCTCAGGTCAGTGATGGTTGGAGCCAATATGGTACTTTGTATATTGAAAGCCATAGTGAATACGCCATTTATTCGCTCTGGCGTAGCTGTATTAAGTTATTTTTGAGTTTTTTATTGGTTGCTTTAGCCGCAGGGTTTATTGGTTCAAAACTATTGAAACATATTTTGAAACCCCTCAATAACGTGGTTGATCACGCGACGGCCTTAGGCAATAAACAATTTATTATGTCTCCTGTGCCATCAACACCTGAATTTGCTGTTGTTGTGCAAGCTATTAATACTTTATCTGTTCGATTTAAAAAGACGATAACCCAAGGTAATAAACGGCTAGAAAAAATGCGCTTTCAAATGCAGCACGATAGCTTAACCGGCCTTGCCTCTCGGAATTACTTTATGGGGGCACTATCGGCTTTAATTAGCGATCAAAATCTTTATCAAGGTCAATCTGCACTTTTTATTATTAAGCTTTGTAATTTGGATAACTTAAATCGGAATTTAGACAGAACTGATGTTGATGAACTGATTTGTGAAATTTCAGAATCTTTGATTTTATTATTAGAAGATTTAAATGGTCGTTATAACGATAGCCATATTGCGAGGTTAAATGGCTCTGAGTTTGCGATTTTATTTACGGTGGCGGCTGATATTTCGTTAATTAGAAAAAATTTAATAGAGATGCATCAGAAAATAGCTGAAAATTACCGGCAAGAAGTTGATGTAGTCATTGTTCACGCTGGTTGTTATATACAAAAACAAAGCAGTATATCTGCTATGTTAAAGCAGTTAGATTTAATGCTGAAAAAGGTGCAAGATAATCAAGCTATTGCTGGTGCCCTTGTCGAGCAAAATGAAGCTCATATTCTTAAACCTGAAGAATGGAAAAACGCAATTAACGAAGCTTTATCAAATGAAGCAATAGAAATTTTATCTCATCCAGTGATGAAGCAAGGGGATGAGTTATCTCATATGCAATCTATAGTCGGGCTTAATATAAATGATGAAGTTCATATAGGCGGTTATTATTTACAATGGGCACAAGAACTAGGTTTGCTTGAAAAAATCGATTTACTTGCGCTGACTCGAACTTTAAATTCAATTCAGCCTTTAGTTTCAGATAATATTTCTTTGCTTATTTCAAAAGCGAGTATGACAGATGCTGTCACACGTTCGAGGATTATCGGGCTACTAAATCAGCACCCAGATAAAGTCCAGCATATTTGCATTGAAGTGAAAGAAAGTTGCGCCATTGAATCTAAAGCTGTATTCGTTGAATTTTGCCGAGCAATTAAAGCAACCGGTGCTAAATTTGGTTTACGCCAAGTTGGCGCTAATTTTTCCAAAGTACCGAAAATTCATGAACTGGGACTTGATACAATTAAAGTCGATTGTGCTTACGTTCATAATATTGCGAATAACCAGTCGAACCAGTTTTACATTCGTGGCTTATGTGCTTTGGCGCATTCTATTGGCATTGAAGTTGTTGCCGATGGCATTTCCTCTCCGCTGGATTCTGAATTGATTTTTGAAATGGGGTGCGATGCCATTGTTCCTAATTTTCAAGATAACGATTTAGAAATGCTGTAA
- a CDS encoding siderophore-interacting protein: MKKAIRLTRVTQIIDLSPHLRRIILTGEALSDFPQDQIGAYIKVLIPDANPTAPGVNAEDENTLIKRSYTIQNFNPTTKELSLDFVINCHNGPASNWAKTAKIGDELKIAGPGPRKLTNLSASNYLFIGDLTSINAIAAYNNMIPPDALSYIFITVPTEKDIPTGNINTLTGFNVHWIIDNALDEYSNQLLEQLAALPKLPTDTQVFIGAEGHQVRITKNYLSNEHNLNNFAASAYWKKGINADGRTSP; this comes from the coding sequence ATGAAAAAAGCAATTCGTCTAACTCGAGTAACTCAAATTATTGATTTATCACCTCATTTGCGAAGAATTATTTTAACAGGCGAAGCGTTAAGTGATTTTCCTCAAGATCAAATTGGAGCTTATATTAAGGTATTAATTCCTGATGCTAACCCCACCGCGCCGGGCGTTAACGCGGAAGACGAAAACACGCTAATTAAACGCTCCTACACCATACAAAACTTTAATCCCACCACCAAAGAGCTCTCTTTGGATTTTGTCATAAATTGTCATAATGGTCCTGCAAGCAATTGGGCAAAAACAGCTAAAATTGGAGACGAGTTAAAAATAGCTGGCCCTGGCCCAAGAAAATTAACTAACTTGTCCGCAAGTAACTATCTATTTATTGGTGATCTAACGTCAATCAATGCGATTGCCGCTTATAATAATATGATCCCACCAGATGCACTTAGTTATATTTTTATTACCGTACCAACAGAAAAAGACATACCTACTGGCAATATAAATACACTCACTGGCTTTAATGTTCATTGGATTATCGATAATGCGCTAGATGAATACAGTAATCAACTGCTAGAGCAACTCGCAGCTCTACCTAAGTTACCGACAGACACTCAAGTATTTATTGGAGCCGAAGGACATCAAGTTAGAATTACTAAAAATTATTTAAGTAATGAACACAACTTAAATAATTTTGCTGCAAGTGCGTATTGGAAAAAAGGGATCAATGCTGATGGTCGTACATCGCCATAA